One genomic window of Conger conger chromosome 9, fConCon1.1, whole genome shotgun sequence includes the following:
- the tgs1 gene encoding trimethylguanosine synthase, with the protein MGGNHKITSVIAEIFFNPRGVDEDKTIHCLCSRAFAQDREWYRWGWKTRSVDPEAAEDDGEGIEGEEERGQWQQQEEEEERAWEEEEEDIDEEASLMVSMGLPLAFSSSSQRKRERKPHHRQNGVRGRRCGSHWEEEPEAPPTQEVLCDGQAQALGPGPEEGHAPRGQEGPCDGQGTETAEEGQEEAGQEEGLAPGASQGWDLYWAQQGSSLLWQAWLETHPQYCSDQQGAPWDSPDSSSEWELHYSQTYQRYWEEYRYWCGQGWTVADGQEEEEEAGPGPLDTPSGDSAIGGAPRAEEEAADLIGQLSLHSSGGREATGRCRGDGRGEEPCCHGDEPCDGGNRKRTSSGRTSSGPTESSQGSSSLARAPGQLENATSNNRNNSDDDDEDDDGPPDKIGVKIKRSHELDEEESPHTRVQEAWSRLGLKHGPNPAFESTLKFKRGGAGRSRKPQNKHIFFTEEADATEPQTSEPQTSKTLRQVRSFLNRVQSDGGELGASAGVVREEDEKKSEEEQDEDAGQRPEEEEGEDDEEERHAEAETFAAPSEAPPPQRPFLRTDSDGEDDAHGRELQSLDVPDYLLPDAPNEQGKASCCKKKAKNRKKKKKNQRKDVEVPPEIAAEPDLAKYWVQRYRLFSRFDDGIKLDHEGWFSVTPEKIAHHIALRVQQSGPSDIIVDAFCGVGGNAIQFALTGKRVIAVDIDPVRLALAQHNAGVYGVSERIDFLQGDFLQLAPRLRADVVFLSPPWGGPDYLSADVFDIQTMMCPDGFEIFRLAKLISENIVYFLPRNADVDQIASLAGPGGRVEVEQNFLNRKLKTITAYFGNLIQSDS; encoded by the exons ATGGGGGGTAATCATAAGATTACCAGTGTGAttgctgaaatatttttcaaccCCAGGGGCGTTGATGAAGATAAGACGATTCATTGCTTATGTTCAAGAGCCTTTGCACA GGATAGAGAGTGGTACCGTTGGGGCTGGAAGACGCGCTCTGTGGACCCAGAGGCCGCGGAGGATGATGGGGAAGGTATTG aaggagaggaagagcggggacagtggcagcagcaggaggaggaagaggagagggcgtgggaggaagaggaggaggacatTGATGAGGAGGCCTCGCTCATGGTCAGCATGGGTCTGCCCCTGGCCTTCTCCAGCTCATCACAGAGGAAGCGGGAG CGGAAACCTCACCACAGACAGAACGGcgtgagggggaggaggtgtggCTCTCACTGGGAGGAGGAGCCCGAGGCCCCGCCCACTCAGGAGGTCCTGTGTGATGGACAGGCTCAGGCGTTGGGACCGGGGCCGGAGGAAGGACACGCCCCCAGGGGTCAGGAGGGCCCGTGTGACGGACAGGGCACTGAGACGGcggaggaggggcaggag gaggcggggcaggaggagggacTCGCCCCGGGAGCGTCTCAGGGCTGGGATCTCTACTGGGCCCAGCAGGGCAGCTCTCTCCTCTGGCAGGCCTGGCTGGAGACGCACCCGCAGTACTGcagtgaccagcagggggcgccctGGGACAGCCCGGACAGCAGCAGCGAATGGGAGCTCCACTACAGCCAGACCTACCAGCGCTACTGGGAGGAGTACCGCTACTGGTGCGGTCAGGGCTGGACCGTGGCCGAcggccaggaggaggaggaggaggcggggccAGGGCCGCTGGACACGCCCTCCGGGGACTCTGCGATTGGAGGAGCCCCACGGGCAGAGGAGGAAGCGGCAGATCTCATTGGACAGCTGAGCCTGCATAGCTCGGGGGGACGTGAGGCGACTGGCCGTTGTCGCGGTGACGGGCGGGGCGAGGAGCCCTGTTGCCACGGCGACGAGCCGTGCGACGGCGGCAACCGTAAACGGACGTCCTCCGGCCGGACGAGCTCCGGCCCAACCG AATCCAGCCAGGGTTCCAGCAGCTTAGCAAGAGCACCTGGCCAGCTGGAGAATGCCACTTCGAACAATCGCAACAACAGCGACgacgatgatgaagatgatgacgGCCCTCCAGACAAAATCGGAGTGAAGATCAAGAGGAG TCACGAGCTGGACGAGGAGGAGAGcccacacacgcgtgtgcaggAGGCCTGGAGCCGGCTGGGCCTAAAACACGGACCCAATCCAGC GTTTGAGAGCACCTTGAAGTTTAAAAGGGGCGGGGCAGGTCGGAGCCGAAAACCACAGAACAAGCACATCTTTTTCACAGAGGAGGCAGACGCCACCGAGCCCCAGACCAGCGAGCCCCAGACCAGCAAAACCCTCCGCCAG GTGCGGAGCTTCTTGAATCGCGTTCAGAGTGACGGGGGGGAGCTGGGGGCGTCAGCCGGGGTGGTGCGTGAGGAAGATGAGAAGAAGAGTGAGGAAGAACAGGATGAAGACGCGGGTCAGAggcctgaggaagaggagggggaggatgaTGAGGAAGAGCGACACGCGGAAGCTGAAACCTTTGCCGCGCCCTCtgaagccccgcccccccagcGCCCTTTCCTGAGGACAGACAGTGATGGGGAGGACGACGCCCACGGGAGGGAACTGCAGTCACTGGACGTCCCAGACTACCTTCTGCCCGACGCACCCAATGAGCAGGGCAagg CTTCCTGCTGTAAGAAGAAGGCGAAGaacaggaagaagaagaagaagaatcagAGGAAAGATGTGGAGGTTCCGCCCGAGATCGCCGCAGAACCGGACCTGGCCAAGTACTGGGTCCAGCGGTACCGCCTGTTCTCCCGATTCGACGACGGCATCAAACTGGACCACG agggctggTTCTCGGTGACTCCGGAGAAGATCGCGCACCACATCGCCCTGCGGGTGCAGCAGAGCGGCCCCTCTGACATCATCGTCGATGCGTTCTGCGGCGTGGGAGGGAATGCCATCCAGTTCGCCCTCACCGGGAAGAGAG tgatagCCGTAGACATTGACCCTGTGCGGCTGGCCCTGGCTCAGCACAACGCGGGCGTGTACGGGGTGTCCGAGCGCATCGACTTCCTGCAGGGAGACTTCCTGCAGCTGGCCCCCCGCCTGAGGGCCGACGTGGTGTTCCTCAGCCCCCCCTGGGGCGGGCCGGACTACCTCAGCGCTGACGTCTTCGACATCCAGACCATGATGTGTCCCGATGG TTTTGAAATTTTCAGACTCGCCAAGCTTATTTCGGAAAACATTGTGTACTTCCTCCCCCGGAATGCTGATGTGGATCAA ATCGCCTCCCTGGCGGGACCCGGAGGAAGGGTAGAAGTCGAGCAGAACTTCCTCAACAGAAAGTTAAAGACCATAACGGCGTACTTCGGCAATTTGATTCAGTCTGACTCTTAA
- the LOC133137090 gene encoding monoacylglycerol/Diacylglycerol O-acyltransferase-like isoform X1: MLSTPDMTDLGSGGYLSCLWEEWLGLDDLQGYLSYLDYLLWVFTPLAVVFILPGFILLFVYLSILFLHVYKRKNQLREAYSNNLWDGARKTLATLWDGHGKIWHGYEIHGLEKIPDKGPAVIVYYHGAIPIDYYYFLAKVILQKGRMCHAVADHFVFKVPGFRLLLEVFSVLHGPREECVRALQAGHLLAISPGGLREALFSDETYPLLWGRRQGFAQVALDSRAPIIPMFTQNLREGFRSLGNLRPYRWLYERFRLPVAPVYGGFPVKFRTYLGDPIPYDPNLTAAELADKAQQAVQDLIDRHQRIPGNVLQALLERFSTGHKQD, from the exons ATGCTCTCGACTCCCGACATGACTGACCTTGGATCAGGCGGCTACCTCTCCTGCCTGTGGGAGGAGTGGTTGGGGCTCGATGATTTGCAAGGCTACCTCAGCTACCTGGACTACCTGCTGTGGGTGTTCACCCCGCTGGCCGTGGTCTTCATCCTGCCGGGCTTCATCCTGCTGTTCGTCTAcctctccatcctcttcctccacgTCTACAAGCGCAAGAACCAGCTGCGCGAGGCCTACTCCAACAACCTGTGGGACGGCGCCCGCAAGACGCTGGCCACGCTGTGGGACGGACACGGGAAGATCTGgcacg gctACGAGATCCATGGTCTGGAGAAGATTCCGGATAAGGGGCCGGCTGTCATCGTTTACTACCATGGAGCCATCCCCATCGACTACTACTACTTCCTGGCCAAGGTGATCCTGCAGAAGGGAAGAATGTGCCACGCGGTCGCCGACCACTTCGTGTTCAAGGTTCCAG GGTTCCGGCTGCTCCTGGAGGTGTTCAGCGTGCTCCACGGGCCCCgggaggagtgtgtgagggCCCTGCAGGCGGGCCACCTCCTGGCCATCTCCCCCGGCGGCCTGCGGGAGGCGCTGTTCAGCGACGAGACGTACCCCCTGCTGTGGGGCCGGCGGCAGGGCTTCGCCCAGGTCGCCCTCGACTCCAGAGCG CCCATAATTCCGATGTTCACTCAGAATCTCCGAGAAGGATTCCGATCGCTTGGGAATCTGA GGCCGTACCGCTGGCTGTACGAGCGCTTTCGGCTGCCCGTGGCGCCGGTGTACGGAGGGTTTCCCGTCAAGTTCCGGACCTACCTGGGCGACCCCATCCCCTACGACCCCAACCTCACTGCAGCCGAGCTGGCTGACAAG GCCCAGCAGGCTGTGCAGGATCTGATCGACCGGCACCAGAGGATCCCGGGGAACGTTCTGCAGGCGCTCCTGGAACGGTTCTCCACCGGACACAAACAAGACTGA
- the LOC133137090 gene encoding monoacylglycerol/Diacylglycerol O-acyltransferase-like isoform X2, translated as MLSTPDMTDLGSGGYLSCLWEEWLGLDDLQGYLSYLDYLLWVFTPLAVVFILPGFILLFVYLSILFLHVYKRKNQLREAYSNNLWDGARKTLATLWDGHGKIWHGYEIHGLEKIPDKGPAVIVYYHGAIPIDYYYFLAKVILQKGRMCHAVADHFVFKVPGFRLLLEVFSVLHGPREECVRALQAGHLLAISPGGLREALFSDETYPLLWGRRQGFAQVALDSRAPIIPMFTQNLREGFRSLGNLSKLKYYFSGLFAILVC; from the exons ATGCTCTCGACTCCCGACATGACTGACCTTGGATCAGGCGGCTACCTCTCCTGCCTGTGGGAGGAGTGGTTGGGGCTCGATGATTTGCAAGGCTACCTCAGCTACCTGGACTACCTGCTGTGGGTGTTCACCCCGCTGGCCGTGGTCTTCATCCTGCCGGGCTTCATCCTGCTGTTCGTCTAcctctccatcctcttcctccacgTCTACAAGCGCAAGAACCAGCTGCGCGAGGCCTACTCCAACAACCTGTGGGACGGCGCCCGCAAGACGCTGGCCACGCTGTGGGACGGACACGGGAAGATCTGgcacg gctACGAGATCCATGGTCTGGAGAAGATTCCGGATAAGGGGCCGGCTGTCATCGTTTACTACCATGGAGCCATCCCCATCGACTACTACTACTTCCTGGCCAAGGTGATCCTGCAGAAGGGAAGAATGTGCCACGCGGTCGCCGACCACTTCGTGTTCAAGGTTCCAG GGTTCCGGCTGCTCCTGGAGGTGTTCAGCGTGCTCCACGGGCCCCgggaggagtgtgtgagggCCCTGCAGGCGGGCCACCTCCTGGCCATCTCCCCCGGCGGCCTGCGGGAGGCGCTGTTCAGCGACGAGACGTACCCCCTGCTGTGGGGCCGGCGGCAGGGCTTCGCCCAGGTCGCCCTCGACTCCAGAGCG CCCATAATTCCGATGTTCACTCAGAATCTCCGAGAAGGATTCCGATCGCTTGGGAATCTGAGTAagctgaaatattatttttctggcTTGTTTGCTATCCTTGTTTGCTAA